TGACCGGTCCGGGCATCGCACGAACCGGCAAAGAAACCATTGATAacggtgctggtgctggtggtggtggtgacgaTCGACGCTTGCTTTTAGACGCAGAGATTACGCGGGTGGCGCAAACGCACGCGGGTCAGCTGCGGCTGTACGCGCAGCGCAACAACTTTAGCTCGTTCAGCGACTACTTCCTAGCGCAGCTGCGCAAGCAAAATGCGGCGGTTGCGTACGCGTTTGACGAGCAGCGGCCGACGACGGTTGGCCGACCCTTGCCGGAGGACGAGATCCCCTTTTACGACGAGGTGGATGGTATCGGTGACCGGCGCcgggtcagcagcagcaacccgGAAACGGTCCTACCGAACACCGAACGCACTatcactactactactaccactactgcACACACTACTACCACTAGCACGCTCACTACCAGTAGCATCGCCACAAACACTACTAGCCAATTGCCCGCCAAAGTCTGGGGTGAAGGTACAGAGTCGCGGTTCGGGCCGGTGTTGGAGTTTGTCTTACAGCGTGTTCAATCGATATTTTCAGTCTATAAGCATGAGGACCAGAGCCGCCCTGGTGTACCGGTCGCGGACAACCTGGACAAGGCACCGGCGGAAGAGCGCAAGCTACAGTCGAAGGAACTGTCCGACGAGGAAACAAGCACGGGGGCGGCGGCGGTGGCACCTGTCACATCCGCACCAATTCCGGCCAAGGGAGGTCTTAATAGGTTGTTTGCGCGCAAAAAGTATAGCCCACTGCTGAGAGATGCTTCCAAGGGCGTGACCACGACGGAGTCATCTTCCAGCTCGTCGGTAACGACCAGCGCAGCCGTTACCACCGAGAGTGAGGATGGCGTGACGTCCTCCGGTACTACGCGCCGTACGAGACCGACGCGTCCGGGAAAGTTGCCTCGTTCGACCTCACCGAAGCCAACCGTGTCCGTGAAGCCGACGAAGATATCATCCCGCTTTTCGAAACCCACGGTAGAACCCACCGAAAGTACGGTGGCTAGCGTAACGTCCCGTACAACACGCGGTCGTCGCACACGTCCATCGAAGCCTTCGAAGTTGGGAAGCACGACGACAACAACGGAGGAACCGACGACTACCacaacgacgacaacgaccaCAACCACTACTCCTGCACCCACAACGACGACCacaacaacgacgacgacgacaactaCTACTGTAGCTCCTAGTACTTCTTCTAGCACATCTTCTGTCCCGACAGCTGCCTCCGAAGCTTTGTTGCCCGGAGCGGAAGCCATCGTTCCGAAAGGATCAGCACAATCGGACGATGCGGAAAGTTCACCCAGTTCGGCTGCTTCCACAGGAACGGCGagcacgacgacgacgacaacaacaaccaccccCACAGCGGCACCATCTTCCGGCACGCCTTCGTCAACAACAGCCGCACCAGCTGCCACGAAAGATGCTACCGAAGTTGAAGCCACCAACCCTGTCAAAAGTGCACCAAAACCCGAACGGATTATCCCGGTGGTTGAGCGGCAGGATGAGCTAACCGAAAACGAAAGTCTGCTACAGTCGGCCGGTTACGATTCATCTGCCGAAGAGGAGCAGTAGTAACGGAACGCCGCCGGGGGGGACGACCAGCAGTCCACCAGACAAAAGGCGTTACGttgagtgcgtgtgtgtttgtgtgataaGGATGTGAGAGAATATAACATTTGTTTACTATTACCTGCATACTCGTTCCGCTTACTTCCAGGGCGGaggtattttatttcacttgtGTGGCACTTTCCCGACGGGAGGGCCATTTCGTCCTGGAAGCGCTAGACATTCTTCGGCAGCATTCGACCTTTGGTTAGCGAATGTTGGGCGAATGAAATAAAGATTAGGTAAACCACTGTaaacgtttcgttttatgatgtgttaatgattttgtctgaaagaaataaataggTAACGATTTATGTAACATGTGCATACaggtaaatatttcattatggcattttctttaaaaaaacattccattgaTTGCTTAATCACTCAATAGACAAGCAAATCGAAAGGCCGTTTTTCTTTAGTAagagaaaaaatcattccataAATTCTTTTCATCCCTTTTCGAACCACCCAACACATAAAGCATAAGCATGAAAAGCTCTCGAGAAGCTTTCAAAGCTTATGCTAAAACATTAGCATATGCTTTTACTAAGAGCTTTCAAAGCCCTAACAAAAGCTCATCAGTTAGGAATCATTCAAATATTACGAAACGCTGGTCGATGCGGTGGAAACGATTATCATCCTGCTGAATCTATCGCATGTCGCCTGTTCTCTACTATTCAGTTATCTGAAAATCTGCATCAATTATATCAAAAACTGCAGCGGTGAGGGTGAAAGTCAATGCGTAATGGAGTGAGCTGGATTTTCCTACGAATATCATCGTCGTCCTTGTGGTAAGCATGAATTACGTTTTATCTATTCCCTGTTCAAGTAAAACattgttaaacaatttttcttttaaagttACTAAAATATCCTTTATCtacgttatttttttctgttaataCGTTCATTTATATTTACACCAATCGTTGtaactagtgttgggtcaagagcgaaagaggtaccgcaatcgctccggtcatcttattgtgcgtgCTCCTGCACAGCCCatgggaaaaagaggtagctccgtacgcAGCGCTACatacaggagcgattgtgcgatgcgctcccatttgaaaatttcacaaggctatagccttaccattttttgagcaatttag
The DNA window shown above is from Anopheles funestus chromosome 3RL, idAnoFuneDA-416_04, whole genome shotgun sequence and carries:
- the LOC125771482 gene encoding uncharacterized protein LOC125771482, which encodes MRITGKVCLLCLAVLVLTLSTVFASPLDESARAALFRRTRLGGPKVYKHEDQSRPGVPVADNLDKAPAEERKLQSKELSDEETSTGAAAVAPVTSAPIPAKGGLNRLFARKKYSPLLRDASKGVTTTESSSSSSVTTSAAVTTESEDGVTSSGTTRRTRPTRPGKLPRSTSPKPTVSVKPTKISSRFSKPTVEPTESTVASVTSRTTRGRRTRPSKPSKLGSTTTTTEEPTTTTTTTTTTTTTPAPTTTTTTTTTTTTTTVAPSTSSSTSSVPTAASEALLPGAEAIVPKGSAQSDDAESSPSSAASTGTASTTTTTTTTTPTAAPSSGTPSSTTAAPAATKDATEVEATNPVKSAPKPERIIPVVERQDELTENESLLQSAGYDSSAEEEQ